One window of Anaerolineales bacterium genomic DNA carries:
- a CDS encoding putative toxin-antitoxin system toxin component, PIN family, whose protein sequence is MKVIFDTSVVISAVLKDRVPEEVILFVLGNPDFTWIASTEIVNEYMSVIKRGKFKLSEETVQKWRSIFERRVKVEEATLEVDFPRDQKDAIFLACALSVKADYLITGDKDFEEAHKAGVTTVIKVSEFKRLIVENW, encoded by the coding sequence ATGAAGGTCATCTTCGACACGAGCGTGGTCATTTCGGCTGTGCTGAAAGACCGTGTTCCTGAAGAAGTGATCTTATTCGTTCTTGGTAATCCCGATTTCACCTGGATAGCCTCCACAGAAATCGTCAACGAGTACATGTCTGTCATCAAACGGGGAAAGTTCAAACTCTCCGAAGAGACCGTTCAAAAATGGCGAAGCATTTTCGAACGACGCGTCAAAGTTGAAGAAGCGACGCTCGAAGTGGATTTCCCACGCGACCAGAAGGATGCGATATTTCTGGCGTGCGCGTTATCCGTCAAAGCGGATTACTTGATCACGGGGGACAAAGACTTTGAAGAAGCCCACAAAGCGGGTGTGACCACTGTCATCAAGGTATCGGAATTCAAGCGATTGATTGTTGAGAATTGGTAG
- a CDS encoding endonuclease/exonuclease/phosphatase family protein, producing MAKAFSVASWNVEHFKEDRSRVERVVTFLKKQKPDIFALYEVEGSVVFKELVQTMKDYTFHITEGPQVQEILLGVRQGLTAFFTQKIEFKSGATAMRPGALLTVTVAGKHYPLLFLHTASGNDPRGLGLRDDMMLRAVDFRKPLDGAAKKAGGESANYIFLGDLNTMGMEYKFVKGRDISPDDELTKLSKQAKKRGMRLLTKTAPATWSNGSKSSIPNSNLDHVVAADHLVFTQFNGSDVSVRGWAEKKTTQEQDEWIKQFSDHSLLYFEVHKV from the coding sequence ATGGCGAAGGCGTTTTCAGTTGCATCCTGGAATGTGGAGCATTTCAAGGAGGACCGTTCGCGGGTCGAGCGCGTTGTGACCTTCCTAAAGAAACAAAAGCCGGATATTTTTGCCCTTTACGAAGTGGAAGGTTCGGTCGTCTTCAAGGAATTGGTCCAGACCATGAAGGATTACACCTTCCACATTACGGAAGGTCCGCAGGTGCAGGAGATTCTCCTTGGCGTCCGGCAGGGATTGACGGCGTTCTTCACGCAAAAGATCGAATTCAAATCCGGAGCGACCGCCATGAGACCGGGAGCCTTACTGACCGTTACGGTGGCTGGCAAGCATTACCCGCTTCTCTTCCTGCACACAGCCAGTGGAAACGATCCGCGCGGGCTCGGCTTGCGCGACGACATGATGCTGCGCGCGGTCGATTTCCGCAAACCTTTGGATGGCGCCGCGAAGAAAGCCGGGGGTGAATCTGCCAATTACATTTTCCTCGGCGATCTCAACACGATGGGAATGGAATATAAATTCGTCAAAGGCCGGGATATTTCGCCGGATGATGAGTTGACCAAACTATCGAAGCAGGCAAAAAAACGCGGGATGCGTCTGCTGACAAAAACCGCTCCCGCCACATGGTCGAACGGGAGCAAATCCAGCATCCCGAATTCCAACCTCGATCATGTCGTCGCGGCGGACCATCTTGTGTTCACCCAATTCAATGGAAGCGACGTATCTGTGCGAGGCTGGGCGGAAAAGAAAACGACACAGGAACAGGACGAATGGATCAAACAGTTTTCAGATCATTCACTCCTATATTTTGAAGTTCATAAGGTGTAA
- a CDS encoding DUF5131 family protein gives MFGVFDFDFCSIGFHKVTPDYADIINHFTNTGEGNASRNRVVGFRDQCRKANVPLFFKQWGGFQKKKAGRMLDGRTYDEMPRDMSFAKA, from the coding sequence CTGTTTGGGGTCTTTGATTTTGATTTTTGTTCGATAGGCTTCCATAAAGTTACTCCTGATTACGCAGATATTATAAATCACTTCACGAACACGGGAGAAGGGAACGCGTCCAGGAATCGAGTGGTGGGATTCCGCGATCAGTGCAGGAAGGCGAATGTCCCATTATTTTTCAAGCAATGGGGCGGATTCCAAAAGAAGAAAGCAGGCAGAATGCTCGATGGCAGAACGTATGATGAGATGCCGCGCGATATGAGTTTTGCGAAGGCATAG
- a CDS encoding endonuclease, which translates to MNTKHKGNIAEQAAILEALKRGWGVLHPVGDSMPYDLVFDISGTLVKVQVKCAWFDESSENYVIDNRRTKTNRRQMVRDDYDEDDFDFALAYLPDCSLFYIFPVDVFISYGSEIHMVEADKRQRKPRSFEYRDAWELILQWAANEETCS; encoded by the coding sequence ATGAATACGAAACACAAAGGAAATATTGCAGAGCAGGCTGCAATCCTTGAAGCATTAAAACGTGGCTGGGGTGTTCTTCACCCGGTAGGTGATAGCATGCCTTACGACCTTGTTTTTGATATTTCAGGGACCTTGGTGAAAGTGCAGGTCAAATGCGCCTGGTTTGACGAATCGTCTGAGAATTATGTCATCGATAATCGTCGAACAAAAACGAATCGCCGTCAAATGGTCCGGGACGATTATGATGAAGACGATTTCGATTTTGCGCTTGCCTACTTGCCAGACTGCAGTTTGTTTTATATATTTCCAGTGGACGTATTCATCAGCTACGGCAGTGAAATCCACATGGTCGAAGCTGACAAGCGCCAACGCAAACCAAGATCTTTCGAGTATCGAGACGCTTGGGAGTTAATCCTGCAATGGGCTGCGAATGAGGAAACTTGTTCGTGA
- a CDS encoding NAD(P)/FAD-dependent oxidoreductase — protein MTDFDVIVIGSGAGGLTAAVALARAGKKVLVLEQHDRPGGWTHSFTLNGYRFSPGVHYIGDLQEGGGLRRIYDGLDVSQDMAFIELNPDGYDHIVVGDKQVDFPKGKENLIERLKSRFPQEAQGIDGYFDDLTNMIEGLRNIGRMDKPLAAAKGMGNVVKWMRATGADLINAHVSDPVLRGVLAGQSGDHGLPPSRVSAFMHAGITHHYLNGGYYPMGGAFTIPRAFVRGLKRSGGQIRLKSRVKRIIMEGRKAIGVELESGEEIRAGVVISNADPEVTFGKLIGRENLSARLKRKVDSVRYSTSCLSLFFATDMDLHGAGLDSGNMWYYDHADVDKIYTDGLTDALLREEMPPGMFLTATTLKDPSKMHSGHHTCESFAFVGYEAFEKWAHTRYGARPADYDAMKEDLAWRMVRGLEKRIPGLSKRIVYYSLGTPLTNEHYLNATRGNLYGIEKSPSQVGPLGFTARTEFEGLFLCGQSTMSHGVAGVTASGVDAAKAVLNARARDLLTGRGSGPLFLQAEDTSEWPEVLKRKMERGEVAREEEEMEV, from the coding sequence ATGACAGACTTCGATGTAATTGTGATCGGTTCAGGCGCGGGAGGGTTGACTGCCGCCGTTGCATTGGCACGCGCTGGCAAGAAAGTTCTCGTTCTCGAACAGCACGACCGACCTGGCGGGTGGACACATTCGTTCACGTTGAACGGGTATCGGTTCAGCCCTGGGGTGCATTACATCGGCGATTTGCAGGAGGGCGGGGGCTTGCGTCGGATTTACGATGGGCTGGATGTGTCGCAAGATATGGCGTTTATCGAACTCAACCCCGATGGGTACGATCACATCGTCGTTGGTGATAAACAGGTGGATTTCCCCAAAGGAAAAGAAAATTTAATCGAGCGGTTGAAGAGTCGTTTTCCGCAGGAGGCGCAGGGGATTGACGGTTACTTCGACGACCTGACGAACATGATCGAGGGGCTTCGCAACATCGGCAGGATGGATAAACCGTTGGCGGCGGCGAAGGGGATGGGCAACGTCGTCAAGTGGATGCGTGCGACGGGCGCGGACTTGATCAACGCGCACGTCAGCGACCCCGTGCTGCGCGGCGTGCTGGCGGGTCAATCGGGCGACCACGGACTGCCGCCGTCGCGGGTGAGCGCGTTCATGCACGCGGGCATCACCCATCACTATCTCAATGGCGGATACTACCCGATGGGCGGCGCGTTCACGATTCCGCGCGCGTTCGTTCGGGGGCTGAAACGCTCGGGCGGGCAGATCAGGCTCAAGTCACGCGTGAAGCGGATAATAATGGAGGGGAGAAAAGCCATCGGCGTCGAATTGGAATCGGGGGAGGAGATCCGCGCGGGCGTGGTCATCTCCAATGCGGATCCTGAAGTGACGTTCGGCAAGTTGATCGGGAGGGAGAACCTCTCGGCTCGGCTCAAACGGAAAGTGGATTCTGTCCGATATTCGACGTCGTGCCTCAGCCTGTTCTTCGCAACGGACATGGATTTGCATGGCGCGGGACTCGACTCGGGCAACATGTGGTACTACGACCACGCGGACGTGGACAAGATTTACACGGACGGACTCACGGATGCTTTGCTGAGAGAGGAGATGCCGCCTGGAATGTTTTTGACTGCCACGACGTTGAAAGACCCATCCAAGATGCACTCTGGACATCATACCTGCGAGTCGTTCGCGTTCGTGGGCTATGAGGCGTTCGAGAAGTGGGCGCACACCCGCTATGGCGCGCGTCCCGCCGACTACGACGCGATGAAAGAGGATCTGGCGTGGCGCATGGTGCGCGGGTTGGAGAAGCGCATCCCTGGGTTGAGCAAGCGGATCGTGTATTACAGTCTCGGCACGCCGCTGACGAATGAACATTATCTCAACGCGACGCGCGGCAATTTATACGGGATCGAGAAGTCGCCATCGCAGGTGGGTCCGCTCGGCTTCACGGCGCGGACGGAGTTCGAGGGTCTGTTCCTGTGCGGGCAAAGCACAATGAGTCACGGCGTGGCAGGGGTCACGGCTTCGGGAGTCGACGCGGCGAAGGCGGTGTTGAATGCGCGTGCGAGGGATTTGTTGACGGGGAGGGGAAGCGGTCCGCTGTTCTTGCAGGCGGAGGACACGTCCGAGTGGCCTGAGGTTTTGAAGAGGAAGATGGAACGAGGCGAAGTGGCGAGGGAAGAGGAGGAGATGGAGGTGTGA
- a CDS encoding M20/M25/M40 family metallo-hydrolase has product MPQTLYEHPVEILQRLIRFNTTNPPGNEAACIGYIRELLDEAGIESTLIAKDPNRPNLIARLPGEGRAPPLLIYGHVDVVTTEKQPWQQPPFDGKLIDGYVWGRGALDMKGGVAMMLAAFLRASAEGLRPPGDVVLAIVSDEEAGGNFGAKFLVEEHPGLFKDIRYALGEFGGFSMTIGGKRFYPVMISEKQICWMKATVHGAGGHGSLPVRGGAMAKLSRLLKALDEKNLPVHVTPPARMMVEAMAAALGGPQGLVLGRLANPALTDFILRILGERGRTFKPLFRNTVSPTILHGSDKVNVIPGEVSVELDGRLLPGFKPEDMMDELRPILEKDVQLEVLRYDAGPAEPDMSLFNKLAGVLREADPQGVPVPLLLSGVTDGRFLSKLGIQTYGFLPMTLPEDFNFSQIIHAADERVPAAAIEFGARAIYRTLSRFG; this is encoded by the coding sequence ATGCCGCAAACTCTGTATGAACATCCGGTTGAGATCTTGCAGCGGTTGATTCGCTTTAACACCACGAATCCGCCGGGGAATGAAGCGGCGTGCATCGGCTACATCCGGGAGTTGCTTGATGAGGCGGGAATTGAATCCACATTGATCGCCAAAGACCCGAACCGTCCCAACCTCATCGCCCGGTTGCCGGGTGAAGGCAGGGCACCGCCGTTGTTGATATACGGGCACGTCGATGTTGTGACGACGGAAAAACAGCCCTGGCAGCAGCCGCCCTTCGATGGAAAACTTATCGACGGTTATGTTTGGGGTCGCGGCGCCTTGGATATGAAGGGCGGGGTCGCCATGATGCTGGCGGCATTTTTGCGCGCAAGCGCCGAGGGCTTGCGTCCGCCCGGGGACGTTGTGCTTGCCATCGTCAGCGATGAAGAGGCGGGCGGCAATTTCGGCGCAAAATTTTTGGTCGAGGAGCATCCCGGGTTATTCAAGGACATCCGGTACGCGCTCGGCGAATTCGGCGGCTTTTCGATGACCATCGGTGGGAAGCGTTTCTATCCGGTCATGATCTCTGAAAAACAAATATGCTGGATGAAAGCCACCGTGCATGGCGCGGGCGGGCATGGATCGCTCCCTGTGAGGGGCGGTGCGATGGCGAAGTTATCCAGACTCCTCAAGGCTTTGGACGAAAAAAATCTGCCGGTGCATGTGACTCCTCCCGCGCGGATGATGGTCGAAGCAATGGCTGCGGCTCTGGGCGGACCTCAAGGCTTGGTCCTCGGCCGTTTGGCAAACCCTGCGCTGACGGATTTCATTTTGAGGATTCTCGGCGAACGCGGGCGGACGTTCAAGCCCCTGTTTCGCAATACGGTAAGCCCGACGATTTTGCACGGCAGTGACAAGGTCAACGTCATTCCCGGCGAAGTATCGGTCGAATTGGACGGGCGTCTTCTTCCGGGATTCAAACCGGAGGATATGATGGACGAACTCAGGCCGATCCTCGAGAAGGACGTCCAACTCGAAGTGCTTCGTTATGATGCGGGACCCGCCGAACCGGATATGTCGCTCTTCAACAAACTGGCTGGTGTGCTGCGCGAAGCCGACCCGCAGGGGGTGCCGGTTCCTTTATTGTTGAGCGGTGTGACCGACGGTCGCTTCTTATCGAAACTGGGGATTCAAACCTACGGCTTCCTGCCCATGACCCTGCCCGAGGATTTCAACTTCTCGCAGATCATTCATGCCGCAGACGAGCGCGTCCCCGCCGCGGCGATCGAATTCGGCGCGCGGGCGATATACAGGACATTGAGTCGATTCGGGTAG
- a CDS encoding phage Gp37/Gp68 family protein, which yields MVRSGIEWTESTWNPLTGCTKISPGCKHCYAERMAKRLQAMGQPNYVNGFKLSMHEQALEKPLEWKTPQVIFVNSMSDLFHKDVPLDFIQRVFDVMKRAHWHQFQVLTKRSERLAELSPLLEWADNIWMGVSVENKDYVYRIDDLRKTGAKIKFLSVEPLLGPLPKLNLKGINWVIVGGESGPGARPLEREWVVGVRDQCKKAKVPFFFKQWGGFQKKKAGRMLDGRTYDEMPRDMSFAKA from the coding sequence ATGGTGCGCTCAGGAATCGAATGGACAGAATCCACTTGGAATCCGCTTACTGGTTGTACGAAAATCAGCCCTGGCTGTAAACATTGCTACGCCGAGCGGATGGCGAAGCGTCTGCAAGCGATGGGACAGCCGAATTACGTCAACGGATTCAAGTTGTCCATGCACGAGCAGGCGCTTGAAAAGCCGTTGGAATGGAAAACCCCGCAGGTCATCTTTGTCAATTCCATGAGTGACTTGTTCCACAAGGATGTGCCTTTGGACTTTATTCAGCGCGTCTTCGATGTGATGAAACGCGCCCACTGGCATCAGTTCCAGGTGTTGACCAAACGCTCCGAACGGCTGGCGGAACTCAGTCCGCTTTTGGAATGGGCGGATAATATTTGGATGGGCGTCAGCGTGGAGAACAAGGATTACGTCTATCGAATTGACGATTTGCGAAAGACGGGCGCGAAGATCAAGTTTTTGTCCGTTGAGCCGCTGTTGGGTCCGCTGCCGAAACTGAATCTCAAAGGAATCAACTGGGTCATCGTGGGCGGCGAGTCGGGTCCTGGCGCGCGTCCGCTGGAGAGGGAGTGGGTGGTGGGAGTCCGCGATCAGTGCAAGAAAGCGAAAGTCCCTTTCTTCTTCAAGCAATGGGGCGGATTCCAAAAGAAGAAAGCAGGCAGAATGCTCGATGGCAGAACATATGATGAGATGCCGCGCGATATGAGTTTCGCGAAGGCATGA
- a CDS encoding histidine phosphatase family protein, whose product MNRVYFIRHGEGMDNAARQFSYRKVDRPLTERGRMQARETGEYLARRRVDGIYCSGMKRAHETAQIIAAALTLEPIVLDEFREVDVGELDGGDYSAEAWAVYHRVVNEWFAGNAQAAVPGGENYVTARERTRRGFIKMLEGKADRTLVLVGHAGIFTATLRELCPDLDASWLQNAEYYNCAITELEIEDANGNLRGRLIDWANYSHLSEEALTRVPGIPPNQK is encoded by the coding sequence TTGAACCGGGTATATTTCATCAGGCACGGGGAAGGGATGGACAATGCGGCGCGGCAGTTTTCCTACAGGAAGGTCGACCGTCCGTTGACGGAACGCGGGCGCATGCAGGCGCGAGAGACGGGCGAATATCTGGCGCGCAGACGGGTCGATGGCATCTATTGTTCGGGAATGAAAAGAGCGCATGAGACCGCGCAGATCATCGCGGCGGCGTTGACCCTGGAGCCGATCGTGCTGGACGAATTCCGCGAGGTGGATGTGGGCGAACTGGATGGAGGGGACTACAGCGCGGAAGCGTGGGCGGTCTATCACCGGGTTGTGAATGAATGGTTTGCCGGAAACGCGCAGGCGGCGGTACCAGGCGGTGAGAATTATGTCACGGCTCGCGAGCGGACAAGACGCGGTTTCATTAAGATGCTGGAAGGCAAAGCGGATCGGACCCTGGTCCTGGTGGGACATGCCGGGATCTTCACCGCCACATTGCGTGAACTGTGCCCCGATCTGGACGCGTCCTGGCTGCAAAATGCCGAGTATTACAACTGCGCCATCACCGAACTGGAGATCGAAGATGCAAATGGGAACTTGCGGGGCAGACTCATCGATTGGGCGAATTACAGCCATCTGAGTGAAGAGGCGCTTACACGCGTGCCCGGCATCCCGCCAAATCAAAAATAG
- a CDS encoding SAM-dependent methyltransferase, which produces MDDHYAGNVREHVLDRDSFVRAVFTGRQKGTDLQWVKVMIRPVEIKGMYHLQFSYFDDKKDVSKNFTLDESAAKLDEVLALPFRNILVENTSGALQVNFSKKGKALVSEHKTKEPASAPDLSHNREKNRILTPENSKQFLEAVGILSRDGRIKADMQRKYTQINEFLRLVEETNALQGFDGKPLHVVDFGCGSAHLTFALHYYLRRILNFDAYVVGVDLKADLIARHRETANKFGWDSLSFETGRIEEYQTQTAPDIVVALHACDTATDDAIAKGIRWGSRVIICAPCCQHELQVQMAHASLPESMASVLGHGILFERMGDILTDTFRAAILRIMGYRTDVTQFVPIEHTAKNLMIRSVRTSAPGKNARWSEEYRKLKDFWQVTPYLERTLGDEFEKYL; this is translated from the coding sequence ATGGACGATCATTATGCTGGAAATGTCCGCGAGCACGTTCTTGACCGCGATTCTTTTGTAAGGGCTGTGTTCACAGGCCGGCAAAAGGGGACGGATCTGCAATGGGTCAAGGTCATGATCCGCCCTGTGGAGATCAAGGGGATGTATCATTTGCAGTTTTCGTATTTCGATGACAAGAAAGATGTATCGAAAAATTTCACCCTCGATGAATCCGCTGCAAAGCTGGATGAAGTTCTGGCTCTGCCGTTTCGAAACATCCTGGTCGAGAACACCTCAGGCGCTCTGCAGGTCAATTTTTCGAAAAAAGGCAAGGCGCTCGTTAGCGAGCACAAAACCAAAGAACCCGCTTCGGCGCCGGACCTCTCTCATAACCGCGAGAAGAATCGGATTCTGACCCCTGAGAACTCAAAACAATTCCTTGAAGCGGTTGGCATCCTGTCCCGCGACGGCAGGATCAAGGCGGATATGCAGAGAAAGTACACACAGATCAACGAATTCCTTCGGCTCGTGGAGGAGACGAACGCTCTTCAAGGATTCGATGGAAAACCGCTTCACGTCGTGGATTTCGGCTGTGGCAGCGCCCATTTGACCTTTGCCCTCCATTATTACCTTCGCCGCATCTTGAACTTTGACGCTTATGTCGTCGGTGTGGACCTCAAAGCGGATCTGATCGCACGACATCGCGAAACTGCTAATAAATTCGGCTGGGATTCATTGTCATTTGAAACAGGCCGCATCGAAGAATATCAAACGCAGACAGCTCCCGACATCGTCGTCGCTCTGCATGCCTGTGACACCGCCACGGATGACGCCATTGCAAAAGGAATCCGTTGGGGGAGCAGGGTCATCATCTGCGCGCCGTGCTGCCAGCATGAACTGCAGGTGCAAATGGCTCATGCCTCCCTGCCGGAATCGATGGCGTCGGTGCTGGGTCACGGAATTCTTTTCGAGCGGATGGGCGACATCCTCACAGATACGTTCCGCGCCGCCATCCTGCGCATCATGGGGTATCGAACGGACGTGACCCAATTCGTTCCCATCGAGCATACTGCAAAGAATTTGATGATCCGTTCCGTCAGGACATCCGCGCCGGGAAAGAATGCACGCTGGTCGGAGGAATACAGGAAGTTAAAGGATTTCTGGCAGGTCACGCCTTATCTGGAAAGGACGCTGGGGGATGAATTTGAAAAGTATCTTTAG
- a CDS encoding lipoprotein, with translation MKKSISRLLIVAALSACQTVSPPPPVTGGLDNEFVLAPGQTAEINGTDLSITLISVPGDGRCPLDIECTESGPVTITMEVRVGSGVSQEFVLQAFTDTNGRVPEGPFEGMQDRVEHDGYLIRVRGVLPFPQTSASGMEEGEYRVSFLVTK, from the coding sequence TTGAAGAAGAGCATATCAAGATTATTGATTGTTGCCGCGTTGAGCGCCTGTCAGACCGTTTCGCCTCCGCCGCCGGTCACTGGCGGGCTGGATAATGAATTCGTGCTTGCGCCGGGGCAGACGGCAGAAATTAATGGGACTGACCTATCCATCACATTAATAAGCGTGCCGGGAGATGGGCGTTGTCCATTGGATATTGAATGTACTGAAAGCGGACCTGTGACAATAACGATGGAGGTCCGGGTGGGATCCGGCGTCTCACAAGAATTCGTCCTGCAAGCTTTTACGGATACGAACGGGCGAGTCCCGGAGGGTCCCTTCGAGGGAATGCAAGACCGGGTGGAGCACGATGGGTATTTGATCCGCGTGAGAGGCGTTCTCCCGTTCCCGCAGACATCGGCATCCGGGATGGAAGAAGGGGAATACCGCGTGTCATTTTTAGTAACGAAATAA
- a CDS encoding aldo/keto reductase yields MLKRVLGKSKVEVSALGMGCWAIGGPWTWDQPGEEPYPAGWGSTDDEESIRAVHAAIDLGVNLYDTAANYGAGHSEVVLGRALKGKRDKVVIATKFGHIVNEEKKTVYGDSAQIMKNVRSDVENSLRRLQTDYIDIYQLHDGGYDPKLAVELRGILEELVSSGRIRWYGWSTDLVDNARVFAVGEHCTSIQFRLNAIYDNTDMRKLCADFDLAGINKDPLNRGVLTGKFNTGSKFPDNDIRSRADFSSPEFAKRLQLVDELRDILTSNGRTMAQGALAYIWALDDRMVPIPGFKSVKQVEDNARAMEFGPLTEAQVKEVRSIVGKYQIK; encoded by the coding sequence ATGTTGAAACGAGTCCTGGGAAAGAGCAAGGTGGAGGTTAGCGCTTTGGGCATGGGGTGCTGGGCGATCGGCGGTCCGTGGACGTGGGATCAGCCGGGGGAGGAACCCTACCCGGCTGGATGGGGCAGCACAGACGATGAGGAGTCGATCCGGGCGGTGCATGCCGCCATCGACCTGGGCGTTAACTTATACGACACCGCCGCCAACTATGGAGCGGGACACAGCGAAGTGGTGTTGGGACGCGCGCTCAAAGGAAAACGCGATAAGGTCGTGATCGCGACCAAGTTCGGTCACATCGTCAACGAAGAAAAGAAAACCGTATACGGCGATTCGGCTCAGATCATGAAGAACGTGCGAAGCGACGTGGAGAACAGCCTGCGCCGGTTGCAAACCGACTACATCGACATCTACCAATTGCATGACGGCGGCTACGACCCAAAATTGGCGGTGGAGCTGAGGGGCATTCTGGAGGAACTGGTTTCTTCCGGCAGGATTCGCTGGTATGGCTGGAGCACGGATCTCGTCGACAACGCCCGGGTGTTCGCAGTCGGTGAGCATTGCACGTCGATCCAGTTCCGTTTGAACGCCATCTACGATAATACGGATATGCGGAAATTATGCGCCGACTTCGACCTGGCTGGCATCAACAAGGATCCGCTCAATCGCGGGGTATTGACGGGAAAGTTCAATACCGGCTCCAAATTCCCGGATAACGATATCCGTTCGCGCGCCGATTTTTCCAGCCCCGAATTCGCAAAACGATTGCAGCTCGTGGATGAACTTCGAGACATCCTTACATCGAACGGGCGGACGATGGCGCAGGGAGCGCTGGCTTATATTTGGGCATTGGACGACCGTATGGTTCCGATCCCCGGATTCAAATCGGTGAAACAGGTGGAGGATAATGCCAGGGCGATGGAGTTCGGTCCGCTCACGGAGGCGCAGGTTAAAGAAGTTCGATCGATCGTCGGGAAGTACCAAATAAAATAA